The DNA segment AGATCTTCGGGAATATGGAATCGGCGCGCAAATTTTGGTGTCGCTCGGTGTTAAGAAAATGCGTCTTTTAACCAACAACCCGAAAAAAATTGTGGGACTGACGGGTTACGGTTTGGAACTCGTGGAACGCGTTGCCATTGAAATGGAACCCAACACCCACAACAGACAATATCTCAAAACAAAAAAAGAAAAGTTGGGACATCTGTTAAGTAAAATTTAAAAATGACAAATAAAGGAAGTGTTGCAAAATGTGTTTTTCTGTCATCCCTGCGAAAGCAGGGATCCAGTTATTCATTTCTGGATTCCGGCCTTCGCCGGAATGACATTTTTCAACAGATCTATAAAATATGAACACCATCGAGGGCAAATTGGAAGCGAAGGGGTTGAAATTTGCCATTGTCGTCAGTCGTTTTAATCAGCACATCACCGCAAAACTTTTAGAGGGCGCCAAACAAACCCTTTTGAAAGCCCAAGTTGCAGACGAAGATATTACCGTGGCTTTTGCACCGGGGGCTTTTGAAATTCCTTTGGTGATTAAAAAATTGGCGGAAACAAAACAATTTTCTGCGATGGTTGCAATCGGTTGCGTGATGCGGGGAGGAACTCCGCATTTTGATTATGTCTGCAGAGAAGCTTCATCCGGGCTACAGAGAGTCAGTTTGGAAACAGGAATTCCGATTGGTTTCGGAATTTTAATGGCCGACACCGCCGATCAGGCGATGGAACGTTCCGGTGGGCGCATGGGAAACCGCGGCGAAGAAGCCGCCCGCGCCGCAGTTGAGATGGCAAATTTATTGGCGTCACTTAATTCTTATGGGAACCAGAAGAGAGGCGCGTGAAAACGCCCTTCAAATGTTGTATCAGATCGAAATGTCCGGCGCCACTTTGGTGCAGGTGCTCGAGGGATTTTGGGCGCGCCATCCTGAGGAAGAAGCCGACACCAAAAAATTTACCGAAGACCTTGTAAATGGAGTTTTGGAAGAAAAAGAACTCATTGACGCATTGATTGTACAACACTCCACCAACTGGAAACTCCCTCGCATGGCTTGTGTCGATAAAAATTTATTGAGACTGGCTGTTTATGAATTGAAGAATTGCAAAGAAATTCCATTAAAGGTAACACTGAACGAGGCAATCGAAATCGCCAAAAAATTTGGTTCAGAAGAATCCAGTTCTTTTATCAATGGCGTGTTGGACAAAATTGCGAAAGAGTTGAATAAAACATAGGGCACCTCTAATAACGTCATCCCCGCGAAAGCGGGGATCCAGAACTTGTTGAAGATGCTGGATTCCTGCTGGAGTTTACCCCTGCAGAGGCAGGGGCAGGAATGACAAATCGGGGATTTTTTATGAGTGTGATTATTGTTGGGGCGGGAGACGTTGGTTTTTATCTGGCCAAAAAACTGGTTTCCGAAAA comes from the Deltaproteobacteria bacterium genome and includes:
- the nusB gene encoding transcription antitermination factor NusB, which gives rise to MGTRREARENALQMLYQIEMSGATLVQVLEGFWARHPEEEADTKKFTEDLVNGVLEEKELIDALIVQHSTNWKLPRMACVDKNLLRLAVYELKNCKEIPLKVTLNEAIEIAKKFGSEESSSFINGVLDKIAKELNKT
- a CDS encoding 6,7-dimethyl-8-ribityllumazine synthase, translating into MNTIEGKLEAKGLKFAIVVSRFNQHITAKLLEGAKQTLLKAQVADEDITVAFAPGAFEIPLVIKKLAETKQFSAMVAIGCVMRGGTPHFDYVCREASSGLQRVSLETGIPIGFGILMADTADQAMERSGGRMGNRGEEAARAAVEMANLLASLNSYGNQKRGA